The following proteins are encoded in a genomic region of Flammeovirga pectinis:
- a CDS encoding peptidylprolyl isomerase, with protein MIFSSSKNMRSIPLFLTIIFCFLTINSSFAQKKKKLKGKDEVVHIETSFGEIVILLFDETPEHKKNFLRLAKDDFYNGTTFHRVLKGFMIQGGDPNTRTGNDSTRIGIGNPGYTINSEIVEGLDHDYGMVGAARQNDEINPSKSSSGSQFYIVEAKEGAHHLDGNYTVFGYVVEGMDVIQKIAESDIYDDGEPLERIEINIKVVKEKKRDLAKKYELRII; from the coding sequence ATGATTTTTTCAAGCAGCAAAAATATGCGTTCCATCCCATTATTCCTTACAATTATCTTCTGTTTTCTAACAATAAACTCTTCATTCGCTCAGAAGAAGAAAAAACTTAAAGGAAAAGATGAAGTTGTTCATATAGAAACCTCTTTTGGCGAAATCGTCATTTTATTATTTGATGAAACCCCAGAACATAAAAAAAACTTCCTAAGGTTAGCAAAGGATGATTTTTACAATGGAACTACTTTTCATAGAGTTTTAAAAGGCTTCATGATTCAAGGAGGTGACCCAAATACCAGAACAGGTAATGATAGTACTAGAATTGGAATTGGCAATCCTGGATATACAATCAATAGCGAAATTGTTGAAGGCTTAGACCATGACTATGGAATGGTAGGAGCTGCAAGACAAAATGATGAGATAAATCCTAGTAAATCTTCTAGTGGTTCTCAATTTTATATCGTCGAAGCAAAAGAAGGTGCACACCATTTAGATGGTAACTATACAGTGTTCGGTTATGTGGTTGAAGGTATGGATGTCATCCAAAAAATTGCAGAATCTGACATTTATGACGACGGAGAACCTCTTGAAAGAATAGAAATAAACATAAAAGTTGTTAAAGAAAAGAAAAGAGATTTAGCCAAAAAGTACGAATTAAGAATTATTTAG
- a CDS encoding VanZ family protein, which produces MTKIDNKNEILKDIVWLVPTILWFFVTIKLLLTKNPVEGDSFLLNLPFGDKVGHFGIFGIFTACLMFSMCGVSFMKQNKQLIVVTVLTIVFSWGIMTEILQANLLDSREGDFWDFIADAIGGVLGVICYGILSKFIPIPIYK; this is translated from the coding sequence ATGACGAAAATAGACAACAAGAATGAAATACTAAAGGATATTGTATGGTTAGTGCCTACTATTCTATGGTTTTTTGTAACTATAAAGCTATTACTAACTAAAAACCCTGTAGAAGGAGATAGTTTTTTACTAAATCTACCTTTTGGTGATAAAGTTGGACATTTCGGAATCTTTGGAATATTTACCGCTTGTTTAATGTTTTCTATGTGTGGTGTAAGCTTTATGAAACAGAATAAGCAGCTAATAGTAGTAACTGTTTTAACTATAGTGTTTAGTTGGGGAATAATGACTGAAATTCTACAAGCAAATTTATTGGATAGTAGGGAAGGTGATTTCTGGGATTTTATTGCAGATGCAATTGGAGGAGTTTTAGGAGTAATTTGTTATGGTATTTTGAGTAAGTTTATACCAATTCCAATTTACAAATAA
- a CDS encoding glycyl radical enzyme family protein: MMTYKFSLDDKFLEKYKNTKPPFGFNGLGELVYMRTYSRLKDDGTNEVWWETVRRVVEGTYTIQKNHILKYQLGWDDGKAQVSAQEMFDRMFTMKFLPPGRGLWAMGSELTTKRNLFAALNNCSFVSTETMANDPTKPFEFLMDMSMLGVGVGFDTKGAGTVPIYQPNNEDKVRYVIPDSREGWVNSTGMLLDSYFHKGRVNVEFDYSKIREAGLPIKGFGGIASGSAPLLKLHDQIRSMFEGRPEDATITVTDIVDIMNMIGCCVVAGNVRRSAEIVFGEADDEEYLKLKDYRWNPDTQQMEGSSAHRSEYGWSSNNSVFSKVGMDYKNVAAQSAVNGEPGYIWLDNMKKFGRMGDAPNHKDSRAMGTNPCAEQTLESYELCCLVETFPTRATNKEDYLRTLKFAYLYAKTVTLTNTHWPETNRVLLRNRRIGTSMSGIAQFVETNGLDTFKEWCNEGYETIQNWDTIYAEWLCVTPSVKTTSVKPSGTVSLLPGVTPGMHYPESNHYIRRIRLSKKSPLIEKCIAANYHVEPSVAESDTMVVSIPVEITNVRTVNQVSIWEQVHLAAFLQRYWADNQVSVTVTFKKDEATQIEPILNYFQYHLKSISFLPKLELGNTVYPQMPYEEVSVEKYNELAAHIKPLNFNDLGQGQDVEAEKFCDGDHCQL, from the coding sequence ATGATGACTTATAAATTTTCTCTGGACGACAAATTCCTTGAAAAATACAAAAACACAAAACCACCATTTGGGTTTAATGGTCTTGGCGAATTGGTATATATGCGTACCTATTCTAGACTTAAAGACGATGGAACTAATGAAGTTTGGTGGGAAACTGTTAGACGTGTAGTTGAAGGTACTTATACTATCCAGAAAAATCACATCTTAAAATACCAATTAGGATGGGACGATGGTAAAGCTCAAGTATCTGCTCAAGAAATGTTCGACCGTATGTTCACAATGAAATTCTTGCCTCCAGGACGTGGTCTTTGGGCAATGGGTTCTGAGTTAACAACTAAGAGAAATTTATTTGCAGCACTTAATAACTGTTCTTTTGTTAGTACAGAAACTATGGCAAATGATCCAACAAAACCATTTGAGTTTTTAATGGACATGTCTATGTTAGGTGTGGGTGTTGGTTTCGATACTAAAGGAGCTGGTACTGTTCCTATTTATCAGCCAAATAACGAAGATAAAGTTAGGTATGTAATTCCTGATAGTAGAGAAGGATGGGTAAATAGCACTGGAATGCTATTGGATTCTTATTTCCACAAAGGTAGAGTAAACGTTGAATTTGATTATTCTAAAATAAGAGAAGCCGGTTTACCTATCAAAGGGTTTGGTGGAATTGCATCTGGTTCTGCTCCTCTTTTAAAACTACACGATCAAATAAGATCAATGTTTGAAGGTAGACCTGAAGATGCTACTATTACTGTAACAGATATTGTCGACATAATGAATATGATTGGCTGTTGCGTAGTTGCTGGTAATGTGAGACGTTCTGCAGAAATCGTTTTTGGTGAAGCTGATGACGAAGAATACTTAAAATTAAAAGATTACCGTTGGAACCCTGACACTCAACAAATGGAAGGATCTTCAGCACATAGATCTGAATATGGCTGGTCTTCTAATAATTCTGTATTCTCTAAAGTAGGTATGGATTACAAAAATGTTGCTGCACAATCTGCTGTAAATGGTGAACCTGGCTACATTTGGTTAGACAATATGAAAAAGTTTGGTCGTATGGGAGACGCACCGAACCACAAAGATAGCAGAGCAATGGGTACCAACCCTTGTGCTGAACAAACATTAGAATCTTACGAGCTTTGCTGTTTAGTAGAAACATTCCCTACTAGAGCAACAAATAAAGAAGATTACTTAAGAACATTAAAGTTTGCTTACTTGTACGCAAAAACAGTAACACTTACAAATACACACTGGCCAGAAACCAACCGTGTATTATTAAGAAATAGAAGAATTGGAACTTCTATGTCTGGTATTGCTCAATTTGTAGAAACTAATGGTTTAGATACATTTAAAGAGTGGTGTAATGAAGGTTACGAAACTATTCAGAATTGGGATACAATTTATGCTGAATGGTTATGTGTTACTCCTTCTGTAAAAACTACTTCTGTAAAACCAAGTGGTACTGTTTCTTTATTACCAGGTGTTACTCCAGGTATGCACTATCCAGAAAGCAATCATTACATCAGACGTATTCGCTTGTCGAAGAAATCTCCACTGATTGAAAAATGTATAGCAGCAAATTACCACGTAGAACCATCTGTTGCAGAATCTGACACTATGGTAGTTTCTATTCCGGTAGAAATCACTAATGTAAGAACAGTTAATCAAGTAAGTATTTGGGAACAAGTACATTTAGCTGCTTTCTTACAGCGTTATTGGGCAGACAATCAAGTTTCTGTTACAGTTACTTTTAAGAAAGATGAAGCTACTCAAATTGAACCTATCTTAAATTACTTCCAATATCACCTGAAATCAATCAGTTTCTTACCTAAATTAGAATTAGGAAATACTGTTTACCCTCAGATGCCATATGAAGAAGTTTCAGTAGAAAAATATAATGAGTTAGCTGCTCATATTAAACCTCTTAACTTTAACGATTTAGGGCAAGGGCAAGATGTGGAAGCAGAAAAATTCTGTGATGGCGATCATTGCCAGTTATAA
- a CDS encoding SpoIIE family protein phosphatase translates to MMNKTIYHIKNILFIFFLLLSEFSYAQWHEVVYNELSGMQNSLVKSVDKDSLGFVWSATDRGLIRFDGSNFLQVTEGLPSLYVKKIFTTSKGILLASTDLGVVKINMIDNQPKVETVLQGDTYASDTLLWYPKSIYETKDQKIWICDNHSIVCLDTALNQIARYKFYEKDLPTNFQRSFSLLEDPVLGLYAFSEAGYLYKFSKKENVFNEIQLITQSDRINHAFFYQKKMIVSTQSGVTEITLDKSGKDILSQRIIFDDIAPSYVVVNTENEWFAGTWNDGLYRIKIDKKGNYHHFKVGNVEQKVISSVFKDESSGIWLSTDNGMIYLKEQYFKAAFEKDAYQYIQTIVQDNNQVLFSDGRTLFFCSTSNHKMIDKWEISSEYGIVLKVAHIENEYWLTTNIGLFLIYDEDGNFKRKIDCSNYGGAIYSIAYNEMGDLWYVQDHGGLFKLQNLEKIISYGREEGITSKINVLKFQEGRLFLGGSKDGNYFFKYNVASDNFENLSKPISIVRNVSLSVNDFVFIDEGPILATNFGLAFFAKDSLRAKTIAHLNLGDVKGVINDYRSSNVIWLTNSNGLIRVKDWKSFLVFDELSGLPSKTMSYRTILLDNFGAIWTGTASGVGLSNKKVAIKKTPTPVFTYIGNSIGKFRFTAIPEISAASYLDIKFASLTFPGNLISYQFKYNDGKWKDIGWNNKIIVSGLEKGDYTIFIRAKQIGEYMWSESATFSFIVTDAWYRTWYGILSIFSIMLGIGFVSFKLYDEKVQYDKEILEGVVKERTQQIEAQNKILSGRESILKKQVDRFKKVNDKLNYQKQEMNNRLIYARDLQSVVLPPVEKINSFYTNSFLLYKPKEIVSGDFYWEKTFNKNISYIVVADCIGHGIPGAIQSLIGIDLLGEIIDNKDVKTDYVLEELDIRLKEKAKENPALIGIDMLILRVFKNEDQFEISYAGARRPLFYFMDNELIEIKGTRRGIGNEPAHVKVKGFEVHNFILPKGVSIYLTTNGYYDQFNNQEKRMGISKFRKLLIEAGGSNDMLEQRKWLENYLNVWSSEADQIDDITILGLQL, encoded by the coding sequence ATGATGAATAAAACTATTTATCACATTAAAAATATTCTTTTTATTTTCTTTCTTCTACTTTCTGAATTTTCTTATGCACAATGGCATGAAGTTGTTTACAATGAGCTGTCCGGAATGCAAAATTCTTTAGTTAAATCAGTTGATAAAGATAGCTTAGGTTTTGTATGGTCTGCTACAGATAGAGGTTTGATACGTTTTGATGGATCTAACTTTCTTCAAGTTACAGAGGGACTGCCTAGTCTTTATGTAAAGAAAATTTTCACAACATCTAAAGGTATTTTACTTGCTTCGACAGATTTAGGTGTTGTCAAAATTAATATGATTGATAATCAGCCTAAGGTAGAGACTGTATTGCAAGGAGATACTTATGCTTCTGATACGTTATTATGGTATCCAAAATCTATTTATGAGACTAAAGATCAAAAAATATGGATTTGTGATAATCACTCTATTGTTTGTCTTGATACGGCTTTAAATCAAATAGCACGATATAAATTTTACGAAAAAGATTTACCAACTAATTTCCAAAGATCATTTTCATTATTAGAAGATCCAGTTCTTGGCCTTTACGCATTTTCTGAAGCGGGGTATTTGTATAAATTTTCAAAGAAAGAAAATGTATTTAACGAAATTCAGTTGATTACACAAAGTGATAGGATTAACCATGCTTTTTTTTACCAAAAGAAGATGATTGTTTCTACTCAATCTGGCGTAACAGAAATAACATTAGATAAATCTGGTAAAGACATCTTATCACAGAGAATAATTTTTGATGATATAGCTCCTTCTTATGTAGTTGTAAATACTGAAAATGAGTGGTTTGCAGGTACTTGGAATGATGGATTATATAGAATTAAAATTGATAAAAAAGGAAATTATCACCACTTTAAGGTGGGGAATGTAGAACAAAAGGTGATATCATCTGTTTTTAAAGATGAATCTTCAGGTATATGGTTGTCTACTGATAATGGTATGATTTATCTTAAGGAGCAATACTTTAAAGCAGCATTCGAAAAAGATGCTTACCAATATATACAAACTATTGTTCAAGATAATAATCAGGTATTATTTTCTGATGGAAGAACTCTTTTCTTTTGCTCAACATCTAATCATAAGATGATTGATAAATGGGAAATCTCATCAGAATATGGAATTGTTTTAAAAGTGGCTCATATAGAAAACGAATATTGGCTAACAACTAATATTGGCTTATTCTTAATATATGATGAAGATGGAAATTTTAAGCGGAAAATTGATTGTTCTAATTATGGAGGTGCAATTTATTCTATTGCTTATAATGAAATGGGAGACCTATGGTATGTGCAAGATCATGGGGGGTTATTTAAATTACAGAACCTTGAAAAAATAATTTCCTATGGAAGAGAAGAGGGGATTACTAGTAAGATTAATGTACTGAAATTTCAAGAAGGAAGATTATTTCTTGGAGGTAGTAAGGATGGTAATTATTTTTTCAAATATAATGTAGCTTCTGATAATTTTGAAAACCTAAGTAAGCCAATTTCTATTGTTAGAAATGTCTCTTTAAGCGTAAACGATTTTGTTTTTATAGATGAGGGACCAATACTAGCTACAAATTTTGGTTTAGCATTTTTTGCTAAAGATTCTTTACGAGCGAAAACTATTGCACATTTAAATTTAGGAGATGTAAAAGGTGTTATTAATGATTATAGGTCTTCTAATGTGATTTGGTTGACAAACTCTAATGGTTTAATCAGAGTTAAAGATTGGAAATCATTTTTAGTATTTGATGAACTTTCTGGATTACCAAGTAAAACCATGAGTTATAGAACTATCCTTTTGGATAATTTTGGAGCAATTTGGACAGGAACAGCTTCTGGTGTCGGTTTATCGAATAAAAAAGTAGCAATAAAGAAAACGCCAACTCCAGTCTTTACTTATATAGGTAATTCGATTGGAAAATTTCGTTTTACAGCCATTCCAGAAATTTCGGCAGCATCTTACTTAGATATAAAATTTGCAAGTCTAACATTTCCAGGAAATCTAATTTCCTATCAGTTTAAATATAATGATGGTAAGTGGAAAGATATTGGCTGGAATAATAAGATTATTGTTTCAGGTTTGGAGAAAGGTGATTACACAATATTTATTAGAGCAAAACAAATAGGGGAGTACATGTGGAGCGAATCTGCCACTTTCTCTTTTATTGTTACAGACGCATGGTATAGAACTTGGTATGGTATACTTAGCATCTTTTCTATAATGCTAGGTATTGGTTTTGTGTCTTTTAAATTATATGACGAAAAAGTACAATATGATAAAGAGATATTGGAAGGAGTTGTGAAAGAAAGAACACAGCAAATTGAAGCTCAAAATAAAATATTATCAGGCAGAGAATCTATTCTTAAAAAACAGGTAGATAGGTTTAAAAAGGTAAATGATAAGCTGAACTATCAAAAGCAAGAAATGAATAACCGATTGATTTATGCTAGAGATTTACAATCTGTTGTTTTACCGCCAGTAGAAAAAATTAATTCATTTTATACTAATTCATTCCTTTTATATAAACCAAAAGAGATTGTTTCTGGTGATTTTTATTGGGAAAAAACATTCAATAAAAACATCTCTTATATTGTTGTTGCAGATTGCATTGGTCATGGAATTCCGGGAGCAATTCAATCACTTATAGGTATTGACTTATTAGGTGAAATTATTGATAATAAAGATGTAAAGACAGATTATGTCTTAGAGGAACTTGATATTAGGTTAAAGGAAAAAGCAAAAGAAAACCCAGCATTAATTGGTATTGATATGCTAATTTTAAGAGTGTTTAAAAATGAGGATCAGTTTGAAATTAGCTATGCAGGTGCTAGAAGACCATTGTTTTATTTTATGGATAATGAACTGATTGAAATTAAAGGAACACGAAGAGGGATTGGTAATGAACCAGCCCATGTAAAAGTAAAAGGTTTTGAAGTTCACAATTTCATTCTTCCAAAGGGTGTTAGCATTTATCTAACCACAAATGGTTATTATGATCAATTTAATAATCAAGAAAAACGAATGGGAATTTCAAAATTTAGGAAATTATTAATAGAAGCCGGAGGTTCTAATGATATGTTAGAACAACGTAAATGGCTAGAGAACTATTTAAATGTTTGGAGTTCGGAAGCAGATCAAATAGATGATATTACAATTCTTGGTCTCCAGTTGTAA
- a CDS encoding KTSC domain-containing protein codes for MREILVEKIITTESTLVEFLIYDRQTAELQVSYKRGKHSGKIRKYKDFPADSFDMIITSKSQGRALLRELKRYKHEENSFFGFFKNLFSTDKKVPY; via the coding sequence ATGAGAGAAATACTCGTTGAAAAAATTATTACTACTGAATCTACGCTTGTAGAGTTTTTAATCTATGACCGTCAGACTGCTGAACTTCAAGTCTCTTACAAAAGAGGCAAACACTCGGGCAAAATAAGGAAATATAAAGATTTCCCTGCCGATTCATTTGATATGATTATTACAAGTAAATCTCAGGGAAGAGCTCTTTTAAGAGAACTCAAAAGGTACAAACATGAAGAGAATTCATTCTTTGGATTCTTTAAAAACTTATTTTCAACAGATAAGAAAGTACCTTATTAA
- the rsgA gene encoding ribosome small subunit-dependent GTPase A has product MKKKKNSGKKKNTSNKTVVDLKVGLITKSTGLWYEVEDTETHQTFKGRLRGKLKLKGMKVTNPIAVGDLVDYALEDEVENTVIIHDIRDRKNIILRQSTRKKWHGHIIASNIDQAILIATLALPKTSLGFIDRFLVAAESYNIPTYIVFNKDDLLEDEDRAYLDELRAIYEPLGYKCLRLSALEDENLDGIKEVINGKKSLLVGHSGVGKSTLLNKLASNVQQRTDEISLFANKGKHTTTFAEMFELTEHNGHLIDTPGIKELGIMGIDENEIGHFFPEIRDVIQECKYNNCTHTHEPQCKVRELVDEGTIAISRYLSYLSMLEGDDNRK; this is encoded by the coding sequence ATGAAGAAAAAAAAGAACTCTGGGAAGAAAAAAAATACTTCAAACAAAACTGTTGTTGATTTAAAAGTTGGATTAATTACTAAATCAACTGGTTTGTGGTATGAAGTTGAAGATACAGAAACTCATCAGACATTTAAAGGTAGACTTCGTGGTAAACTAAAATTAAAAGGTATGAAAGTTACAAACCCTATTGCTGTTGGCGATTTGGTTGACTATGCCTTAGAAGATGAAGTAGAAAACACAGTTATTATTCACGATATTCGTGATCGAAAAAATATTATCCTCCGTCAATCTACTAGAAAAAAGTGGCACGGACATATAATTGCATCAAACATAGACCAAGCAATATTAATTGCAACTTTAGCATTACCTAAAACTTCTTTAGGATTTATAGATAGATTTTTAGTAGCTGCAGAATCATATAATATCCCCACTTATATTGTATTCAACAAAGATGATTTATTGGAAGATGAAGACAGAGCATATTTAGATGAATTGCGTGCTATTTATGAACCTCTAGGATATAAATGTCTTCGTTTGTCGGCTTTAGAAGATGAAAATCTTGACGGAATTAAAGAAGTCATCAATGGTAAAAAGTCTTTATTAGTAGGACATTCTGGTGTTGGAAAATCAACTTTATTAAACAAGTTGGCATCAAATGTGCAACAAAGAACTGATGAAATCTCTTTGTTTGCTAACAAAGGGAAACATACGACTACTTTTGCTGAAATGTTCGAATTAACAGAACATAACGGTCATTTAATTGATACTCCAGGTATTAAAGAACTGGGTATTATGGGAATTGATGAAAATGAAATTGGACATTTTTTCCCAGAAATAAGAGATGTGATACAAGAGTGTAAGTACAATAACTGTACGCATACACATGAACCTCAATGTAAAGTCAGAGAACTTGTGGATGAGGGAACAATAGCTATTTCTAGGTATTTAAGTTACTTAAGTATGCTAGAAGGTGATGACAATCGGAAATAA
- a CDS encoding 3-deoxy-D-manno-octulosonic acid transferase has protein sequence MIQEKIYNIGTYMFSGAMKFASLLNPKAKLFVDGRHQLLSKIQTDFKNNNQEIAWFHCASLGEFEQGRPVIEAFKVQFPAYKIVLTFFSPSGYTVQNNYEHADYIYYLPLDTKSNAELFVKTINPQIAFFVKYEFWHNYLVALKTIGAKIISFSTIFRANQAFFKSNGGFQQNMLKQFDYFFTQDKNSFDLLSSININNKIIAGDTRFDRVAQICASPKQIPIAQKFSEKATVLVVGSSWPRDISALSLVASNLPELKIIVAPHEISDKKIDFITSTFSTRNSIRFSEATEQNIADKNLLIIDNVGMLSSLYQFADFAYVGGAFGEGLHNILEPATFGIPVVIGKEYSKFIEAVQLVEREGTFSIKDASSCLSIIKKLFDNTNFRNKTGNITKEFVRENLGSTDKILSYCKELL, from the coding sequence ATGATTCAAGAAAAGATATATAATATAGGTACATACATGTTTAGTGGTGCAATGAAATTTGCCTCTCTGCTAAACCCAAAAGCAAAGTTATTTGTAGATGGAAGACACCAATTATTATCAAAAATTCAAACTGATTTTAAAAACAACAATCAGGAAATAGCATGGTTTCACTGTGCTTCTTTAGGGGAATTTGAGCAGGGTCGACCAGTAATTGAAGCCTTCAAAGTACAATTTCCGGCGTACAAAATTGTACTTACCTTTTTCTCCCCAAGTGGATATACAGTTCAAAATAATTATGAGCATGCAGATTATATTTACTATCTCCCTCTAGATACCAAAAGCAATGCAGAATTGTTTGTAAAGACAATCAACCCTCAAATTGCATTCTTTGTTAAATACGAGTTTTGGCATAACTACCTTGTAGCATTAAAAACTATCGGTGCCAAAATAATCTCATTCTCTACTATATTTCGTGCAAATCAAGCATTCTTTAAAAGTAACGGAGGTTTTCAGCAAAATATGTTGAAACAGTTCGATTATTTTTTTACACAAGATAAAAACTCCTTTGATCTCTTATCCTCCATAAACATTAATAATAAAATTATTGCTGGTGATACTCGTTTTGATAGAGTTGCTCAAATTTGTGCTTCCCCAAAACAAATTCCTATAGCTCAGAAATTTTCAGAAAAAGCAACAGTTCTTGTTGTTGGAAGCAGCTGGCCTAGAGACATCTCAGCCCTAAGCCTTGTTGCAAGTAACCTTCCTGAATTAAAAATTATAGTTGCTCCACACGAAATTTCTGATAAAAAAATAGATTTTATTACCTCTACATTTTCTACTAGAAATAGTATTCGCTTTTCTGAAGCTACTGAACAGAATATCGCAGATAAAAACTTACTTATAATTGATAATGTAGGCATGTTGTCATCTCTATATCAATTCGCAGATTTTGCTTACGTTGGTGGTGCTTTTGGAGAAGGACTTCATAATATTCTTGAACCTGCAACTTTCGGAATTCCTGTTGTTATTGGTAAAGAATACAGTAAATTTATTGAAGCTGTACAATTAGTAGAAAGAGAAGGAACATTCTCTATAAAAGACGCAAGTAGCTGTTTATCAATTATTAAAAAGCTATTTGACAATACTAATTTTAGAAATAAAACTGGTAACATTACAAAAGAATTTGTGAGAGAAAACTTAGGTAGTACAGATAAAATCTTATCCTATTGTAAAGAGTTACTTTAA
- a CDS encoding RNA polymerase sigma factor encodes MTAVEFNYNLQHLIPALEPFAYKLTKDSANAKDLIQETMLKAFSNKEKFMVGTNMKAWVFTIMRNTFLTNYQKSARQKTFIDTSENLHFINSTSIKQENSAYGNFAMNDIQKAIAELDDAYSEPFMMYFRGFKYHEISDRLSIPIGTVKNRIFLARKELKEVLSMYAN; translated from the coding sequence ATGACAGCGGTAGAATTTAATTACAATTTGCAACACTTGATCCCAGCTTTAGAGCCATTTGCATACAAATTGACAAAAGACTCAGCAAATGCTAAGGATTTAATTCAGGAGACAATGTTGAAAGCATTCTCTAACAAAGAAAAGTTTATGGTTGGTACTAACATGAAAGCATGGGTTTTTACAATCATGAGAAACACATTTTTAACTAATTATCAAAAAAGTGCACGCCAAAAAACATTTATTGACACTTCAGAAAACTTACACTTTATTAATAGTACAAGCATAAAACAAGAGAATAGTGCATACGGAAATTTTGCGATGAACGATATACAAAAAGCAATCGCAGAATTAGATGATGCCTACAGCGAACCATTCATGATGTATTTTAGAGGGTTTAAATACCATGAGATTTCTGATCGTTTAAGTATACCAATAGGGACTGTAAAAAATAGAATTTTTCTTGCTAGAAAAGAGTTGAAAGAAGTATTATCAATGTACGCTAACTAA
- a CDS encoding zinc dependent phospholipase C family protein, translating to MGKIKQGGIRPDQRRRLMENEDVRHYIDVEMYGDHLLEKTINYDEALLTYSEDSLLEHGLAPWNLVMYTHLLRKAFEEKDAYRIIKYAGEMGHYIADLHVPLHTTHNYNGQLTNQIGIHAFWESTLPEHFAGYYNFLLDDVNYVDNILDTAWVIMNESHALVPIVLAEEKRISKLLPNKGKTVVTRRGASLQYQPTEEYAKLYHQAVGSMVESRMEKAIYRLACLWFSCWVDAGQPDLSTLKYITPKQKKKELKKDIKHRGHL from the coding sequence ATGGGTAAGATTAAACAAGGCGGGATCCGCCCAGATCAGAGGAGAAGACTTATGGAAAATGAGGATGTTCGCCATTACATTGATGTAGAAATGTATGGAGATCACCTTTTAGAAAAAACAATTAACTATGATGAAGCTTTACTTACTTATTCGGAAGATTCACTTTTAGAACATGGCTTAGCTCCTTGGAATCTTGTAATGTATACTCATCTTTTAAGAAAAGCATTTGAAGAAAAAGATGCTTACAGAATAATTAAATATGCTGGAGAGATGGGGCATTATATTGCAGACCTTCATGTTCCTCTACATACAACACATAATTATAATGGCCAGCTCACTAACCAAATAGGTATTCATGCATTTTGGGAATCGACTTTACCAGAACACTTTGCAGGTTATTATAATTTTTTATTGGATGATGTTAACTATGTAGATAATATTTTAGATACCGCTTGGGTAATTATGAATGAATCTCATGCTTTAGTTCCAATTGTATTGGCAGAAGAAAAACGTATTTCCAAATTACTACCAAATAAAGGAAAAACGGTTGTTACTAGACGTGGAGCTTCTTTACAATATCAACCAACAGAAGAATATGCTAAGCTTTATCATCAGGCAGTGGGGAGTATGGTAGAAAGTAGAATGGAAAAAGCAATTTATAGATTAGCCTGTTTATGGTTTTCGTGTTGGGTAGATGCAGGACAACCAGATTTATCTACTTTAAAGTACATTACTCCAAAACAAAAAAAGAAAGAATTAAAAAAAGATATAAAACATAGGGGTCATCTTTAG